In Vespula pensylvanica isolate Volc-1 chromosome 2, ASM1446617v1, whole genome shotgun sequence, the genomic window ctaaaagagagaaagaaaaagaaggagaagaggatgaTTTAGCGCAAAATTTTGTTCAAATAACACTCGTTCTTGATGgcgaataaagaaagaaagaaaagaatgctcaaaatgaaatttgaatttaatcctttttcttaAGATCCTTCACTTCGTTTTCCAATCCTTCGATCTTCCTCGACAATTCATCTACCTTCCTTTCCAAAGCTGGTAATATCGGACTAATggattcgaacgattttctatCGACGCATTTGCGCAAGATCTCGTCGTCCGTGTCGGCTTTAGGTTCGTGCACTAAACACTCTTCGATCAAAAGATCGCCAATTGACCAATCCTTTATCCAATTAACGCCACCTCGTTTCAACGAATAAGTCATTTTCGCTCTACAACGATACGACCATGGATTACTAGCTATTAATATTAGCTTCAAATGtttcaatttctttaaattctcTTCGGTAATACAATCGACCAATTCGTTGTAAGCTATATCGAGTAGTTCGAGTTTCGGTAATAGGACGTAAAACTCTTGATCGATCTTACGAATTCGATTTCTCAAAACGATCAATTCCTTCAACTTCGACAATCCCCGTATCCAGGATGTCTCGATCGCTACGATCCGATTGTTCGACAAGTCGAGCGTCTCCAGTTTATCGAGGCTTCTGAATGCATCGTCTTCTATCTTCTCGAGAGAACATCCGGTGATCCTCAATTCTATCAGACTGCTGGCGAATCTTGAGAATGCGTTGGTTGGTATATTGCTGATGTTGGACTTGTCCAATCTAAGCCCAACTACCGAGTCCGGTAACGAGGCCAACTGATTTACGGATAGTTAAGATCGATCGTGATTAAACGGTGATTAAATCAAtcagaaggagaagaagaagtaaagga contains:
- the LOC122637934 gene encoding leucine-rich repeat transmembrane neuronal protein 2-like, producing MKGSKLYLVLLLATIISSSFAELCNLEKQSGWYRCQGLTSLAQLASLPDSVVGLRLDKSNISNIPTNAFSRFASSLIELRITGCSLEKIEDDAFRSLDKLETLDLSNNRIVAIETSWIRGLSKLKELIVLRNRIRKIDQEFYVLLPKLELLDIAYNELVDCITEENLKKLKHLKLILIASNPWSYRCRAKMTYSLKRGGVNWIKDWSIGDLLIEECLVHEPKADTDDEILRKCVDRKSFESISPILPALERKVDELSRKIEGLENEVKDLKKKD